A single genomic interval of Prionailurus viverrinus isolate Anna chromosome A2, UM_Priviv_1.0, whole genome shotgun sequence harbors:
- the GIMAP6 gene encoding GTPase IMAP family member 6, with protein sequence MYSIYSYAMDTFLYLFQSKSPEACNVSSLKGDTKNSQDSTDPGDRKHDHSSSSTADGVIKKEEYEEIVQDNPAGALCQDPKQDVIGGLGKAPPSPQRLRLLLVGKAGSGKSATGNSILGRKEFQSKLSALPVTRALQRASRDWAGLELEVIDTPDILSPCAPLEAVCEAVVFSAPGPHAVLLVTQLGRYTEEDRRAVRRLQEAFGVDVLAHTVLVFTRKEDLEGGSLEQYVRETDNEPLARLDRQCSRRHCAFNNATGGAEQEAQLRELLGQVNCILWENNHRHFSNRAYRYCQLNGLRGDGQEKQVPGGSGSEEAPGAEPWREGLCQIQKESEEVYRRLLKREPI encoded by the exons ATGTATTCTATATATTCATATGCCATGGACACTTTCCTCTACCTCTTCCAGTCAAAGTCCCCAGAAGCCTGCAATGTGTCGTCCCTAAAAGGAGACACAAAGAACTCACAAGACAGCACGGACCCAGGAGACAGAAAACATGACCATTCCTCTTCCTCTACGGCTGACGGAGTG ataaagaaggaagaatatgAAGAGATTGTCCAGGATAATCCTGCAGGAGCACTGTGTCAGGATCCTAAACAAGACGTTATAGGAG GTCTGGGGAAGGCCCCACCGAGCCCCCAGAGACTGAGGCTCCTCCTAGTGGGGAAAGCCGGCAGCGGGAAGAGTGCGACGGGAAACAGCATCCTGGGCAGGAAAGAATTCCAGTCTAAACTCAGCGCTCTACCGGTGACCCGGGCCCTGCAGAGGGCCAGCCGCGACTGGGCCGGCCTGGAGCTCGAGGTGATCGACACCCCCGACATCCTGTCCCCGTGTGCCCCGCTGGAGGCCGTGTGCGAGGCGGTCGTCTTTTCCGCCCCCGGGCCGCACGCGGTGCTGCTGGTGACGCAGCTGGGCCGCTACACGGAAGAGGACCGGCGGGCGGTGCGGCGCCTGCAGGAGGCCTTCGGGGTGGACGTGCTGGCCCACACGGTGCTGGTGTTCACGCGCAAGGAGGACCTGGAAGGGGGCTCCTTGGAGCAGTACGTGCGGGAGACCGACAACGAGCCCCTGGCCCGGCTGGACCGGCAGTGCTCACGGCGCCACTGCGCCTTCAACAACGCGACGGGCGGCGCGGAGCAGGAGGCGCAGCTGCGGGAGCTCCTGGGGCAGGTCAACTGCATCCTGTGGGAGAACAACCACCGGCACTTCAGCAACCGCGCCTACCGCTACTGCCAGCTGAACGGTCTGCGCGGAGACGGCCAGGAGAAGCAGGTGCCCGGGGGGAGCGGCTCAGAGGAGGCGCCCGGCGCGGAGCCCTGGCGGGAGGGTCTGTGCCAGATCCAGAAGGAATCGGAGGAAGTTTACAGACGTCTGCTGAAGAGGGAGCCCATTTGA